Below is a window of Pseudarthrobacter equi DNA.
GCCAAGTCCGCGGCCAAGGCCCCGTCGCTTCTCGCTCATGGGTAAATCCCTCCAGTGGTAGAGCCGGGCGTAGTCCCGACTCCGGTCGATGCAGTATTGAAGATTTTAGCGTTCTGCTATTTCAGCAGCGGCTTCCAGGTAGGACAGGGCACCGCTGGAGGAAGGGTCATACGTCATTACAGTCTGCTGGTAGCTTGGCGCTTCGGAGATGCGTACAGAGCGGGGGACCACTGCGGAGAGCACCTGCTCAGGGAAATGCGTCCGGACCTCCGCCGCAACCTGGGCGGCAAGGTTGGTACGGCCGTCGTACATGGTGAGCAGAATGGTGGAAACAACCAAGTCGGCGTTCAGGTGCTTCTGGATCATTTCAATGTTCTTGAGCAGCTGGCTCAGTCCTTCCAGCGCGTAGTACTCGCACTGGATGGGAATGAGGACCTCATTGGCCGCGCAGAACGCGTTGACCGTCAGGAGGCCCAGGCTGGGCGGGCAGTCGATGAAGATGTAGTCGAGCCGTTCCTCACCGTTCTTTTCCCGGGTCTTGGCGTAGACATCGATGGCCCGGCGCAGCCGCTGTTCGCGCGCCACGAGGGACACAAGTTCGATTTCCGCCCCGGCGAGGTGGATGGTGGCAGGAGCGCAGATGAGCTTTTCCATGTCGGGGCACTGCGCCACTACATCTGCCAGCGCCACGTCATTGATGAGGACGTCGTAGATGCTGTCCACGTCGGCATGGTGCTCGATGCCAAGGGCTGTGGAAGCGTTGCCCTGCGGGTCGATGTCGATGACCAGCACGTTCAGCCCGGCAGCTGCCAGCGCGGCAGCGATATTCACCGTGGTGGTGGTCTTGCCAACACCGCCCTTTTGGTTCGACACAGTGAAAATCCGGGTCTTTTCGGGTCGCGGAAGGCGGCGGCCCATCAGCTTTTCGCGCCGCTTGGTCTCGTGGGCGAGCTCGCGGGCAATGGGGCTGGAATCGTCAATCGCATCGATAACGTTTGATCGACCCGCAGCGGTTGTTTCACGTGAAACAAGTACTGATGAAGAGTTGCTCGCAACCGGTTTCGGGTGGTTTCCGCCTCGTCCAGGAATACTAACCGGGCCAGAGACAGAACGTGCTGACCCCAGCGTCACAAACGGTGGTATCCGTTGTGTGGAGGCTTCACTACTTGTCACTGGGGCACACTCACTCTCGTTCAGCCAATTTTGCTGCCGTTGTCTAGCCTAACTGCTGCACCCGGCAGACCGAGGTCACCGGGCCCTTACTAGGACTTCTTTTGGGGCTTGTTTACAACGATGCGTACTACCGTGGTGGGCTCCTCAAGGAGGTTGTCACCCACGGTGAGTACTGATGTCTCAACGCCACCCAGTTTCCTGA
It encodes the following:
- a CDS encoding ParA family protein — protein: MTSSEASTQRIPPFVTLGSARSVSGPVSIPGRGGNHPKPVASNSSSVLVSRETTAAGRSNVIDAIDDSSPIARELAHETKRREKLMGRRLPRPEKTRIFTVSNQKGGVGKTTTTVNIAAALAAAGLNVLVIDIDPQGNASTALGIEHHADVDSIYDVLINDVALADVVAQCPDMEKLICAPATIHLAGAEIELVSLVAREQRLRRAIDVYAKTREKNGEERLDYIFIDCPPSLGLLTVNAFCAANEVLIPIQCEYYALEGLSQLLKNIEMIQKHLNADLVVSTILLTMYDGRTNLAAQVAAEVRTHFPEQVLSAVVPRSVRISEAPSYQQTVMTYDPSSSGALSYLEAAAEIAER